A stretch of Aedes aegypti strain LVP_AGWG chromosome 2, AaegL5.0 Primary Assembly, whole genome shotgun sequence DNA encodes these proteins:
- the LOC5574845 gene encoding clavesin-1, whose protein sequence is MTNIDQYKFELSDQFRNLAKDELREDDNVRQQAMEQLKDWIEKNPYIKNCRTDSKFLLKFLRFRKFAVHQAGEAIERYLVARKRFPHWFQKLDPRDPEMQEILSDTPLTAIGRDEDGRTIILVRINRYNPEVNTSTTILRFVMMMLEVLSEDEEFQIAGVRVWEDHTDMSLKFLGIFGLSEISAIMQMLTKTMPLRIRQIHGINMPKFALTIVNFALTFLTAKLRERIMCHATVLEAKQHLQESLWPKEYGGPIDVDALNRQMRQKLEERRDFLLGLDDMDIDVEHYAHLWGKDSAASNAEIDSGMVGTFRKLNVD, encoded by the exons ATGACCAATATTGATCAGTACAAGTTTGAGCTTTCCGATCAGTTTCGAAACCTGGCTAAGGACGAACTTCGGGAAGATGACAACGTACGACAACAGGCCATGGAACAGCTTAAGGATTGGATCGAGAAAAACCCCTATATCAAAAACTGTCGTACCGATTCCAAATTCTTGCTCAAATTCCTTCGATTCCGAAAGTTTGCAGTCCATCAGGCCGGAGAAGCTATTGAGCGGTATTTGGTTGCGCGAAAACGATTCCCACATTGGTTTCAAAAGCTGGACCCGCGTGACCCTGAAATGCAGGAAATTCTCTCGGATACTCCGTTGACGGCAATTGGTCGCGATGAAGACGGTAGGACCATCATACTGGTTCGCATTAATCGGTATAATCCGGAAGTGAACACCAGTACGACGATTCTACGATTTGTGATGATGATGTTGGAGGTTTTGAGTGAAGATGAAGAATTTCAAATCGCCGGTGTGCGCGTTTGGGAAGATCATACCGACATGtcgctgaaatttttgggaATTTTCGGTTTGTCGGAAATCAGTGCAATCATGCAGATGCTCACAAAAACCATGCCTTTACGAATTCGACAAATTCATGGAATCAATATGCCAAAGTTTGCGTTGACCATCGTCAACTTTGCACTGACCTTTCTCACTGCAAAGCTACGCGAGAGAATCATG TGCCATGCAACGGTTCTAGAAGCGAAACAGCACCTGCAGGAATCTCTCTGGCCCAAAGAATACGGCGGTCCAATCGATGTGGATGCTTTGAATAGGCAAATGCGGCAGAAACTGGAAGAGCGACGTGACTTTCTGCTAGGTTTAGATGACATGGACATAGATGTTGAACATTACGCCCATCTATGGGGAAAGGATTCCGCGGCTTCCAATGCGGAAATCGACTCCGGGATGGTTGGCACGTTCCGAAAGCTAAACGTGGACTAA
- the LOC5574844 gene encoding 60S ribosomal protein L14 — protein MTFTRFVETGRVAKCASGKYKGKLVAIVNVIDQNRVLIDGPTTGVPRQQYPVNHLHLTKYRVKFPYTAKSKVVRKALEAYNLKEKFSTTRWQERAAAKAKRCNLTDFDRFKLRLARSERNRIVSAQFKKLKKEVVNNGMLFGKPVKGTKPLPKRRNPIPKKEGKKKRVRKNKKAPAKK, from the exons ACCTTCACACGTTTTGTGGAGACTGGCCGCGTGGCCAAATGCGCCAGTGGAAAATACAAGGGAAAACTTGTCGCTATCGTCAATGTGATTGACCAAAATCGG GTGCTCATCGATGGCCCAACCACCGGAGTTCCCCGCCAGCAGTACCCCGTGAACCACCTGCACCTGACCAAGTACCGGGTGAAGTTCCCGTACACCGCCAAGTCCAAGGTGGTCCGCAAGGCGCTGGAAGCGTACAACCTGAAGGAGAAATTCTCGACCACCAGATGGCAGGAACGCGCCGCCGCCAAGGCTAAG CGTTGCAATCTGACCGACTTCGATCGGTTCAAGCTGCGTCTGGCCCGTTCCGAGCGCAACCGCATCGTCAGCGCCCAGTTCAAGAAGCTGAAGAAGGAGGTCGTCAACAACGGTATGCTGTTCGGCAAGCCAGTCAAGGGCACGAAGCCACTGCCGAAGCGACGCAACCCCATCCCGAAGAAGGAGGGCAAGAAGAAGCGCGTCCGGAAGAACAAGAAGGCCCCGGCCAAGAAGTGA